A single region of the Chrysoperla carnea chromosome 5, inChrCarn1.1, whole genome shotgun sequence genome encodes:
- the LOC123299756 gene encoding cytochrome P450 9e2-like: protein MLILALVVLTIIVACYWYLVAPLSHWEKRGIPYVKGYPIVGNFFWHAIKKSSMGDELIKLYNAYPEKKCYGIFLFGRPAIFVRDLDITKNVLIKNFENFVDHSDSVFLEGVNPILDRNLLALRGNDWRDMRATLSPAFTGSKMRGMFQLMVDAGEYFVNYFVNEAKKSGGKPLNVELKEIMTRLTNDVIATTAFGIKIDSLRDPNNEFYRMGSKASTISTWRLLLSNFLPHVARFFRISLFPKEAVDYLRKIALETISIRERDNIYRPDMLQLLIEAKNGSLKQTDTNEENNKAFAAVEESKLIQTNKKIHLGEDDLAAQAFLFFLGGFDTVSSALCFAVYELALNPDIQEHLYKENEKILNENNGKLTYDVLNKMKYLDMVMSEALRKWPQAPLLDRICTKTYTVEVEDGKEITLDKGTVLYFPAWALHRNPEYYPNPEKFDPERFSEENKDKINPTTYLPFGAGPRNCIGSRFALMEAKMAIFYMVKYFELIPNEKSMIPPKVTTKSVNTTLEKGFHVALKLR from the exons ATGTTAATCCTAGCACTTGTGGTTTTAACAATTATTGTGGCTTGTTATTGGTATTTAGTGGCACCGTTAAGTCATTGGGAAAAACGTGGTATACCTTATGTAAAAGGGTATCCAATTGTGGGCAATTTTTTTTGGCatgcaattaaaaaatcatctaTGGGGGACGAGTTGATTAAACTTTACAATGCGTACCCAGAAAAAAA atgttacggaatatttttatttggaaggCCAGCAATATTTGTTCGTGATTTGGATATAACtaagaatgttttaattaaaaattttgaaaattttgttgatcaTTCCGATTCAGTATTCTTGGAAGGTGTTAATCCAATATTAGATCGAAATCTATTGGCCTTAAGAG GGAATGATTGGCGAGACATGAGAGCAACCTTAAGTCCTGCATTTACTGGTAGCAAAATGCGTGGAATGTTTCAATTAATGGTTGATGCTGgagaatattttgtaaattactttgTAAATGAAGCTAAAAAAAGTGGTGGTAAACCATTAAATGTGGAATTAAAAGAAATCATGACCCGACTTACAAATGACGTTATTGCAACAACTGCTTTTGGAATTAAGATTGATTCTTTACGTGAtccaaataatgaattttatcgaatggGTAGCAAAGCCTCAACTATATCAACATGGCGGTTGCTTTTAAGTAATTTCCTTCCTCACGTAGCTAGA tttttccgTATTAGTTTGTTTCCTAAAGAAGCAGTCGATTATCTAAgaaaaatcgcacttgaaaccaTTAGTATTCGAGAACGTGATAATATTTACCGTCCAGATATGTTGCAACTGTTGATTGAAGCTAAAAATGGTTCGTTAAAACAGACTGATACAAATGAAGAAAACAATAAAGCCTTTGCTGCTGTAGaagaatcaaaattaattcaaacaaataaaaaaattc ATTTGGGTGAAGATGACCTAGCGGCACAAGcgtttttgttctttttaggTGGATTTGACACTGTATCGTCTGCATTGTGTTTTGCTGTTTATGAATTGGCCCTCAATCCAGACATACAAGAACACCTTTAcaaagaaaacgaaaaaattttgaatgaaaataatggaAAACTTACATAcgatgttttaaataaaatgaaatatttagatATGGTTATGTCCGAAGCTTTACGAAAATGGCCACAAGCACCTTTATTGGATCGAATATGTACGAAAACATATACGGTTGAAGTGGAGGACGGTAAAGAAATTACCTTAGATAAAGGAACAGTGTTATATTTCCCAGCATGGGCTTTGCATCGTAATCCAGAATACTACCCCAATCCAGAAAAATTTGACCCTGAACGTTTTAGTGAggagaataaagataaaattaatccAACTACATATTTACCTTTTGGAGCTGGTCCAAGAAATTGCATtg ggTCAAGGTTTGCTTTGATGGAAGCTAAAATGGCAATATTTTACATGgtcaaatattttgaacttattccaaatgaaaaatcaatgatTCCACCAAAAGTCACAACGAAAAGTGTGAATACAACTTTAGAAAAAGGTTTCCATGTAGCGTTAAAATTAagataa
- the LOC123300462 gene encoding cytochrome P450 9e2-like, whose product MLILALVILTIIVACYWYLMAPLNHWKKRGIPYVKGYPIVGNFFWHAIKKTSIGEDFIQVYNAYPEKKFYGIFLFSAPTILIRDLQMIKDILIKDFENFGDHSNSIFLEGISPIIDRNLFSLKGSKWRDMRATLSPAFTGSKMRIIFQLITECCEQFINHFMNEIKINNDGQPLKVELKEIFTRLTNDIIASTAFGIKIDSLSDRNNDFYRMGIKLGNFATWRMLLNTFLPQVARFFKIGMLPSEPLQFLRNIIIENIRIRERENIYRPDMVQLLIEAKNGSLKQDDPKDEINKGFAVVEEAKLMQTNKKIILDDDDMAAHAFGFFLAGFENMSIGMSFAVYELAINPDIQEHLFLENEKILNENQGKLSYNVLNEMKYLDMVMSETLRKWSVASFLDRTCIKPYTVQMDDGKEITFEKGTVLTFPVWGLHYDPKYFPNPEKFDPERFSDENKNKIHPLSYLPFGGGPRGCIGSRFAVMELKMAVFYMVKYFEIVLNEKSMIPPRPSTKRLNVTLENGFHVTLKIRKQL is encoded by the exons ATGTTAATTCTAGCACTAgtgattttaacaattattgtgGCTTGTTATTGGTATTTAATGGCACCGTTAAATCATTGGAAAAAACGTGGTATACCTTATGTAAAAGGGTATCCAATTGTGGGTAACTTCTTTTGGCATGCAATTAAGAAAACATCGATTGGTGAAGattttattcaagtttataATGCATACCCAGAGAAAAA atTTTATGGAATATTCCTGTTCAGTGCTCCAACAATATTAATCCGTGATTTACAAATGATTaaggatattttaataaaagattttgaaaattttggtgaTCATTCCAATTCAATATTCTTAGAGGGCATTAGTCCGATTATAGACCGAAATCTATTCTCTTTAAAag gtaGTAAATGGCGAGATATGAGAGCAACTTTAAGTCCTGCATTTACGGGCAGCAAAATgcgaataatttttcaattaataaccGAATGTtgtgaacaatttattaatcattttatgaacgaaattaaaattaacaatgatGGACAACCATTAAAGGtagaattaaaagaaatttttacacGACTTACAAATGATATAATTGCATCGACAGCATTCggtattaaaattgattctttaagcgatcgtaataatgatttttatcgaatgggaataaaattaggaaattttGCAACATGGCGAATGTTGTTAAATACATTCCTGCCTCAAGTGGCCAga ttttttaaaattggtatgCTTCCTAGCGAGCCGttgcaatttttaagaaatataatcattgaaaatattcgaattcGAGAACGTGAGAATATTTATCGACCCGATATGGTTCAATTATTGATTGAAGCTAAAAATGGTTCATTAAAACAAGATGATCCAAAAGATGAGATAAATAAAGGATTTGCCGTAGTGGAAGAGGCAAAATTAatgcaaacaaataaaaaaatta TTTTAGATGACGATGATATGGCTGCCCATGCATTTGGATTTTTCCTAGCTGGATTCGAAAATATGTCCATAGGAATGAGCTTTGCTGTGTATGAACTAGCCATAAATCCTGACATACAAGAACATCTTttcttagaaaatgaaaaaattctaaatgaaaATCAAGGAAAACTTAGTTacaatgttttaaatgaaatgaaatatttagatATGGTCATGTCAGAAACCTTACGAAAATGGTCTGTTGCTTCGTTTTTAGATCGTACATGTATTAAACCGTATACGGTTCAAATGGACGATGGTAAAGAAATTACTTTTGAGAAAGGAACAGTTTTAACTTTCCCTGTATGGGGTTTACACTATGATCCAAAATACTTTCCTAATCCGGAAAAATTTGATCCAGAACGTTTTAGTgatgagaataaaaataaaattcatccacTTTCGTATTTACCTTTTGGGGGTGGTCCAAGAGGTTGTATTG gatCAAGATTTGCAGTTATGGAATTAAAAATGGCTGTATTTtatatggtaaaatattttgaaattgttctTAACGAAAAATCAATGATTCCACCAAGACCTTCAACAAAACGCTTGAATGTAACATTAGAAAATGGATTTCatgtaacattaaaaattagaaaacaattGTGA